From the genome of Bradyrhizobium elkanii USDA 76, one region includes:
- a CDS encoding ABC transporter permease, with amino-acid sequence MLILEFLVKRIAQGILIVFITSLIIFTLLRVVPGDPVRLIVGGMAPADVVEKVATKMGLRDPIIVQYGRYMRGLVQGDLGQSYLRPRSGMIATGGQYVDPTKSDMAPVIDLILERLPFTLQLGGMALVFALLLSFPIGIAGGLHQHRWQNALAFGMQSLFVSIPNFWLAIVLILFLSVKLKLLPALGYQGFSYVILPAFVLAVEIAPFIIRTLTTSLGEVMQAPFIDEARVRGLSRRRIVYSHALRNAAVPLVNLLGIQLSTLIGGVLVIEYIFDYPGLGNLTVVSVVGRDFPVIQGIAITTSAVFVFINIIVDLVAYLIDPRVEI; translated from the coding sequence ATGTTGATCCTGGAATTCCTGGTCAAGCGGATCGCGCAGGGCATCCTGATCGTCTTCATCACGTCGTTGATCATCTTCACGCTGCTGCGCGTGGTGCCGGGCGATCCCGTGCGCCTGATCGTCGGCGGCATGGCGCCGGCCGACGTGGTCGAGAAGGTCGCGACCAAGATGGGGCTGCGCGACCCCATCATCGTGCAATATGGTCGGTACATGCGCGGGCTGGTACAGGGCGATCTCGGGCAATCCTATTTGCGGCCGCGCAGCGGCATGATCGCGACCGGCGGGCAGTATGTTGACCCGACCAAGTCGGATATGGCGCCGGTGATCGATCTCATCCTCGAACGCCTGCCGTTCACGCTGCAACTGGGCGGCATGGCGCTCGTGTTCGCGCTGCTGCTGTCGTTTCCGATCGGCATAGCGGGCGGGCTGCACCAGCATCGCTGGCAGAATGCGTTGGCGTTCGGAATGCAGTCGCTGTTCGTCTCGATTCCGAATTTCTGGCTCGCGATCGTTCTGATCCTGTTTCTGTCGGTGAAGCTGAAGCTGCTGCCGGCGCTCGGTTACCAGGGATTTTCCTATGTCATCCTGCCGGCCTTCGTGCTCGCGGTGGAGATCGCCCCCTTCATCATCCGCACGCTGACGACCTCGCTCGGCGAGGTCATGCAAGCGCCGTTCATCGATGAGGCGCGGGTACGCGGCCTGTCTCGCCGCCGTATCGTCTATTCGCACGCCCTGCGCAACGCGGCAGTGCCGCTAGTCAACCTGCTCGGGATCCAGCTTTCGACGCTGATCGGCGGCGTTCTCGTGATCGAATACATTTTCGACTATCCTGGCCTCGGCAATCTGACCGTGGTCTCTGTCGTCGGGCGCGACTTTCCGGTCATCCAGGGCATCGCCATCACGACCAGCGCCGTCTTTGTCTTCATCAATATCATCGTGGATTTGGTCGCCTATCTGATCGATCCCCGCGTGGAGATCTGA
- a CDS encoding ABC transporter ATP-binding protein: MDLSLILEVDDLTVGASAPGVAPILDHISFRLNTSEIFGIYGESGAGKTVLSRALANWLPESLAYRSGRVTFAGHDILGAGAREVRIGRDIAYIGSKPQSSLDPTIPVGTQIAEKLHSVRPEWNPRECRERVVQLLGEVRIPSPKERYWDYPAKFSGGMMQRAMIVDAICAEPAVLIADNITQPLDVTIAAQIVALLHDLCLRHRMATIYLSSSLPTLGQFGDRTAVLHQGRFVEQQAFAGLLASPQTDYTRKAIASVPRMWATTEGPLARRKAHDEVPLMKVEHVVRTYRARKRGTFNTYSNVQAVRGVTLDIMPRENFGIVGESGCGKSTLTRLLAWLEVPDNGSIVLNGTSLGTLSPRELIRTRSEFQLLLQDPYNALPPRTTVGRMIEESLLIRGNVARADLRSRVIAAMAEVGLAAELYDQLPNTLSTGERQRISIARALILDPKLLILDETLSALDQREQSRLIDLFSKLQEKNDLTYVFISHDLAMVRRVCTRIAVMYLGEMVEIADNRELFFDPRHPYTKALLSAAPTLEEKPFNPADFLLEGEPPSPIDIPAGCSFASRCPKAFGRCRLETPKLVEHAPGRFAACHLLDGEPAQAAA, encoded by the coding sequence ATGGATCTCTCGCTCATTCTGGAGGTCGACGACCTCACGGTCGGTGCTTCGGCGCCGGGCGTCGCGCCGATCCTCGATCACATCTCCTTCCGCCTCAACACGTCGGAGATCTTCGGCATCTATGGCGAAAGCGGCGCCGGCAAGACGGTGCTCAGCCGCGCATTGGCGAACTGGCTGCCGGAAAGTCTGGCGTATCGCTCCGGACGGGTCACGTTCGCCGGCCACGACATTCTCGGCGCCGGGGCGCGCGAGGTGCGGATCGGCCGCGACATCGCCTATATCGGCTCCAAGCCGCAAAGCTCGCTCGATCCGACGATACCGGTCGGGACCCAGATCGCGGAAAAGCTGCACAGCGTCAGGCCCGAATGGAATCCGCGCGAATGCCGCGAGCGGGTCGTGCAGCTCCTCGGCGAGGTCCGGATTCCATCGCCGAAAGAGCGCTATTGGGACTACCCGGCAAAATTTTCCGGCGGCATGATGCAGCGCGCGATGATCGTGGACGCGATCTGCGCCGAGCCCGCCGTCCTGATCGCCGACAACATTACCCAGCCGCTCGATGTCACCATCGCGGCACAGATCGTGGCGCTGCTCCACGACCTTTGCCTCCGCCACAGGATGGCGACAATCTATCTGTCGTCTTCCTTGCCCACGCTCGGCCAGTTCGGCGACCGCACGGCCGTGCTCCATCAGGGCCGGTTCGTCGAGCAGCAGGCGTTTGCCGGCCTGCTCGCCTCGCCACAGACCGACTACACGCGCAAGGCCATTGCCAGTGTGCCGCGCATGTGGGCGACCACGGAGGGCCCGCTGGCCCGCCGCAAGGCGCATGACGAAGTGCCGCTGATGAAGGTGGAGCACGTTGTTCGGACCTATCGCGCGCGCAAGCGGGGGACGTTCAATACCTACAGCAACGTGCAGGCGGTGCGCGGCGTAACGCTCGACATCATGCCGCGCGAGAATTTCGGCATCGTCGGGGAATCCGGCTGCGGCAAGTCGACCCTCACGCGCCTGCTGGCCTGGCTGGAGGTTCCCGACAACGGCAGCATCGTCCTCAACGGCACGTCGCTCGGGACGTTGTCGCCGCGCGAGCTGATCCGCACCCGCAGCGAATTCCAGCTGCTGCTGCAGGATCCGTACAATGCGCTGCCGCCGCGCACCACCGTCGGCCGCATGATCGAGGAGAGCCTGCTGATCCGCGGCAATGTCGCCCGCGCGGACCTGCGCAGCCGGGTCATCGCAGCGATGGCCGAGGTCGGTCTTGCCGCCGAGCTCTATGACCAGCTCCCGAACACGCTCTCCACCGGCGAGCGCCAGCGCATCTCGATCGCGCGTGCCCTGATCCTCGATCCCAAGCTGCTGATCCTCGACGAAACCTTGTCCGCGCTGGATCAACGCGAGCAGTCAAGGCTGATCGACCTGTTCTCGAAGCTGCAGGAGAAGAACGACCTCACCTATGTCTTCATCTCCCATGATCTCGCAATGGTGCGCAGGGTCTGCACGCGCATTGCCGTGATGTATCTCGGTGAGATGGTCGAGATCGCCGACAACCGCGAGCTGTTCTTCGATCCCCGGCATCCCTACACCAAGGCATTGCTCTCGGCCGCCCCGACGCTGGAGGAGAAGCCGTTCAACCCGGCGGACTTCTTGCTGGAGGGCGAACCGCCGAGCCCGATCGATATCCCGGCGGGATGCAGCTTTGCCT
- a CDS encoding ABC transporter permease, translating to MTATTIIAEEPALPAAPIRSVNRRIMAAAWRMPSFKIGFFIFIALVLASAIYPEVSSISATKMVVKDKFMSPVFLGDKWTWDHPLGTDQLGRDMLMRSLIGLRYSLLVGVVTVVLIFVIGCGLGLFAGFKGKWWDTVIMRITDAQLSIPMIILAITILGVSRPTVPTIIIVLALSGWPLYARVARSAAVTERGKEYVRGLRVLGAGDWRILFLFAAPNILPPIAFVAVLDVARMMIFEAILGFLGLGIQPPTPSFGSIIADSRKYLINAWWIATTPGVFLAIALTSINLMGSALEKARNRIYGGL from the coding sequence ATGACGGCCACCACGATCATCGCCGAGGAGCCCGCCTTGCCGGCGGCCCCAATCCGTTCGGTCAACCGCCGCATCATGGCCGCCGCCTGGCGCATGCCGAGCTTCAAGATCGGCTTCTTCATCTTCATTGCGCTGGTGCTGGCCTCGGCCATCTATCCCGAGGTGTCCTCGATCAGTGCGACCAAGATGGTGGTGAAGGACAAGTTCATGTCGCCGGTCTTTCTCGGCGACAAATGGACCTGGGATCATCCGCTGGGTACGGATCAGCTCGGCCGCGACATGCTGATGCGCAGCCTGATCGGCCTGCGCTATTCGCTGCTGGTCGGCGTCGTCACGGTCGTGCTCATCTTTGTCATCGGCTGCGGCCTTGGCCTGTTCGCCGGCTTCAAGGGCAAATGGTGGGACACCGTCATCATGCGGATCACCGATGCCCAATTGTCGATTCCGATGATCATCCTGGCGATCACCATTCTCGGCGTGTCGCGGCCGACGGTGCCGACCATCATCATCGTGCTGGCGCTGTCCGGCTGGCCGCTCTACGCGCGCGTGGCACGCAGCGCCGCGGTCACCGAGCGCGGCAAGGAATATGTCCGCGGCCTGCGCGTGCTCGGCGCCGGGGACTGGCGGATCCTGTTTCTGTTCGCCGCTCCGAACATCCTGCCGCCGATCGCATTCGTCGCCGTGCTCGACGTCGCACGCATGATGATCTTCGAAGCGATCCTCGGCTTCCTGGGGCTTGGCATCCAGCCGCCGACGCCGAGCTTCGGCAGCATCATCGCCGACTCCCGCAAATACCTGATCAATGCCTGGTGGATCGCGACCACGCCGGGCGTGTTCCTGGCTATCGCGCTTACCTCGATCAACCTGATGGGGTCGGCGCTCGAGAAGGCGCGCAACCGCATCTATGGAGGTCTCTGA